The Astatotilapia calliptera chromosome 14, fAstCal1.2, whole genome shotgun sequence genome includes a region encoding these proteins:
- the LOC113036418 gene encoding eukaryotic translation initiation factor 4 gamma 1 isoform X3 → MNKAPQPITGPPSTPHPAPSPGLSQPSFPPGQPPSVVFATQPPQMNPTPQPRQFAPGPRPIHQQPYYPNRPNLPPSSGPRGVPPSSAPRSVTPTHVYQAGPGSQMMMIPQQQLPFPSSPQGPAYIIQSQYRSPTYVPTPQQFPVPTGTPGYYPGTSPAEYGTYAGAYYPAQPQFTPSVQAGPVIMNPAPQQPQPPPQPAQHIPTKRERKQIRIRDPNQGGRDITEEIMSGGRSGSTPTPPQTSGSESTSLTQANGESVPAATTPALVRPDDRRKPTPPPVAKTPELHKGDSIPTEAKTSDTNTKTPLPAPLSEAENTPINTISALAPSPPVPDVMDAPPSHKEPTPPPQSAPEIPAYPAPLPDPVPTSAALNKVDNKAPEVKEEVAKEEETKAEENVTSVDTPQTPPSSTNGVAELEPERLSVTLPPSHLEDPLESPIAQPEELRLPNGLPLPAPQDPEAPAVNTAERDDSPIAEPDVSQQPIIQTSANVAQAGLYLEAIPPPVKHSTPAPCAQEAEPPQAAPAQPEVPETVPAATLDVKEDTPVPQSSTKEETSSPTETVSIADNTPEKVPTPPPPTAEEREDTPPPPPQTVTSAPVETTMQAAVSVPKKKRKMKDLNKKEAVGDLLDAFKEQQKVVAPEPEPVPAPEPQPPATAPPAQEEADLTWEDKEDKLDAENIQPDPLKPTATDKKYQYKEEQWMPINTEEKKKYDREFLLGFQFISASMNKPEGLPAISDVVLDKANKTPLRQLDPSRLPGMNCGPDFTPSFANLGRPSMGGGSRGPVSSIFLCVTEHFPIELLLQLNHVLMFPLQSPGMGMGIGGPRRSQQMPRKELRKIISSMPLSDEVQLNKAEKAWKSSVKKSPRSRGAEEVDESEPEQIKTQELFKRVRSILNKLTPQKFQQLMKQVTELTIDTEERLKGVIDLTFEKAISEPDFSVAYANMCRCLMGLRVEIPDKPGATVNFRKLLLNRCQKEFEKDKDDDEIFEKKQKELEAASVEEEKQRLLEELEEFKDKARRRSLGNIKFIGELFKLKMLTEVIMHDCIVKLLKNHDEESLECLCRLLSTIGKDLDFEKAKPRMDQYFNQMEKIIKERKTTSRIRFMLQDVLDLRRNNWVPRRGDQGPKTIDQIHKDAELEEHREQMKVQQALISKKESSGGSGGRMGGGRRGPHSPGRRGPHSPGRRGTHSPGRGASPQDDGWNTVPISKNRPIDTSRLSKITKTPVLDFNNQLLAPGGKGTWGSWGKGSSGGTSAKPADSGSETGSRPATSTLNRFSALQQPLSSGSSVDTDKRIPQRNSLSRERSDRFDRSDRGSDRFERRDDRDRNQLQVTKRSFSREKEERSRDREQRGPADPVRRVASMTDDRDSRERARSRENAKREKAATPPPPQTPTKPALTEEELEKKSTAIIEEYLHINDMKEALQCVQEINSTQLLFVFVRNGLESTLERSTIAREHMGLLLHQLIKTGILPKEQYYKGLKEILEVAEDMAIDIPHIWLYLAELITPMLQEGGIPMGELLRDVSKPLIPLGKAGVLLVHILTLLCKGMSHKKAGTMWREAGLQWKDFLPEDVDVNKFVTEKNVEFTLGDESEKDKKKELSAADLTRQLDRLIQDRADNQRIFDWIEANLDEQQTSSNMFVRALMTCICQSAICENPYKVDSEQIKRRAKLLQKYLKDEQKELQALYALQALMLQMEQPANLLRMFFDTLYDEDVIKEEAFYKWESSKDPAEQQGKGVALKSVTAFFTWLREAEDESDNS, encoded by the exons CAGGGGCCTACTACCCTGCACAGCCACAGTTCACCCCCTCGGTCCAGGCAGGACCTGTGATTATGAATCCTGCACCTCAACAACCACAGCCACCCCCTCAGCCTGCCCAGCACATCCCTACCAAACGGGAACGCAAACAG ATCAGAATAAGAGACCCAAACCAAGGAGGTCGAGACATCACAGAAGAGATTATGTCAGGGGGCCGTAGTGGCTCCACCCCAACCCCACCTCAG ACATCTGGATCAGAAAGTACGTCATTGACCCAGGCCAACGGTGAGAGTGTCCCAGCTGCTACTACACCAGCACTGGTTAGACCAG ATGACAGAAGGAAACCTACACCTCCACCTGTGGCAAAGACCCCTGAACTTCACAAAGGCGACTCCATCCCTACAGAGGCTAAAACCTCTGATACGAACACTAAGACCCCGTTACCTGCTCCTCTGTCAGAAGCTGAGAACACGCCTATTAACACTATTTCTGCACTTGCACCGAGCCCTCCTGTTCCAGATGTGATGGATGCGCCTCCATCTCACAAGGAACCTACACCCCCTCCCCAGTCAGCACCTGAGATACCTGCCTATCCTGCACCCCTTCCTGATCCTGTCCCCACCTCTGCTGCACTGAACAAAGTTGACAATAAAGCACCAGAGGTGAAAGAGGAGGTGGCAAAGGAAGAGGAGActaaagcagaagagaatgtgACGTCAGTAGACACACCCCAAACTCCTCCTTCCTCCACTAATGGTGTGGCCGAGTTGGAACCTGAAAGGCTGTCGGTCACGTTACCACCAAGTCACCTAGAGGACCCTCTGGAGTCTCCAATTGCACAGCCTGAGGAGCTCCGACTACCCAACGGGCTGCCGCTCCCAGCCCCTCAAGACCCCGAAGCGCCTGCCGTCAACACAGCTGAACGTGACGACAGCCCCATAGCTGAACCAGATGTCAGTCAGCAGCCGATAATACAGACATCTGCAAACGTCGCTCAGGCAGGACTATATCTAGAAGCCATACCTCCACCTGTTAAACATTCAACCCCTGCACCCTGTGCTCAAGAAGCGGAACCACCTCAGGCTGCACCTGCCCAGCCTGAGGTTCCAGAAACTGTTCCTGCAGCCACTCTGGATGTTAAGGAAGACACTCCAGTGCCCCAGTCTAGCACCAAGGAAGAGACTTCTTCTCCTACAGAGACCGTTTCAATAGCTGACAACACCCCAGAAAAGGTGCCCACTCCTCCCCCTCCTACAGCAGAGGAGAGGGAagacactcctcctcctcccccacagACGGTCACCTCTGCTCCTGTAGAAACTACTATGCAAG ctgctgtgtctgtgccaaagaaaaaaagaaaaatgaaggatCTAAACAAAAAGGAGGCTGTGGGAGACCTCCTGGATGCCTTTAAGGAG cagcaaaaggtggttgcACCAGAGCCTGAGCCAGTCCCAGCACCAGAGCCCCAGCCCCCTGCCACTGCTCCTCCTGCCCAAGAGGAGGCAGACTTAACCTGGGAGGACAAGGAGGACAAGCTGGATGCTGAGAATATTCAGCCGGATCCTCTCAAGCCGACTGCCACTGACAAGAAGTATCAGTACAAAGAGG aaCAATGGATGCCAATAAacacagaagagaagaagaaatatgACCGTGAGTTTCTTCTGGGATTCCAGTTCATCTCAGCCAGTATGAACAAACCTGAGGGCCTACCAGCCATCAGTGATGTTGTCCTGGACAAG GCTAATAAAACACCTCTGCGACAACTCGACCCCAGTCGCCTTCCAGGAATGAACTGCGGCCCTGACTTCACGCCCTCCTTTGCCAACCTTGGCAGGCCCAGCAtgggaggaggaagcagaggacCAGTGAGTTcaatttttctttgtgtaaccGAGCACTTTCCAATTGAATTATTACTTCAATTAAATCATGTTTTGATGTTTCCCTTACAGTCTCCGGGTATGGGCATGGGGATTGGCGGACCACGTCGCTCTCAACAAATGCCGAGGAAAGAACTGAGGAAAATCATCAGCAGCATGCCACTCAGTGATGAGGTGCAGCTGAACAAAGCAGAGAAGGCGTGGAAGTCTTCAGTGAAGAAAAGCCCTCGCAGCCGTGGGGCAGAGGAGGTAGACGAGAGTGAACCAGAGCAGATCAAGACCCAGGAGCTGTTTAAACGGGTGCGCAGCATCCTCAATAAACTGACCCCCCAAAAGTTTCAGCAGCTCATGAAACAAGTAACAGAACTGACCATTGACACAGAAGAGCGGTTGAAAGGAGTCATAGACCTCACCTTTGAAAAGGCCATCTCTGAACCAGACTTCTCTGTGGCCTATGCCAACATGTGCCGCTGCCTTATGGGG CTTAGAGTCGAAATTCCAGATAAACCAGGAGCCACTGTAAATTTTCGTAAGCTGCTGCTAAATCGATGCCAGAAGGAGTTTGAGAAGGATAAGGATGATGATGAGATTTTCGAGAAGAAGCAGAAAGAGCTGGAAGCTGCATCCGTG gaggaggagaagcagcGGCTCCTTGAGGAGTTAGAAGAGTTTAAGGACAAGGCCAGGAGGAGGTCTCTAGGTAATATCAAGTTCATTGGTGAGCTGTTCAAGCTGAAAATGCTCACAGAGGTCATCATGCACGACTGCATTGTCAAGCTGCTCAAAAACCATGACGAGGAGTCTCTGGAGTGCCTGTGCAGACTATTGTCCACCATTGGCAAGGACCTTGACTTTGAGAAGGCCAAg CCTCGTATGGACCAATACTTCAATCAGATGGAGAAAATAATAAAGGAGAGGAAGACCACCTCCAGGATCCGTTTCATGTTGCAGGATGTGCTGGACCTTCGACGG AATAACTGGGTGCCCCGGCGAGGCGATCAGGGTCCCAAGACCATCGACCAGATCCACAAAGATGCTGAGCTGGAGGAACACAGGGAGCAGATGAAGGTGCAGCAAGCCCTCATCTCTAAGAAGGAATCCAGTGGAGGCTCAGGAGGCAGGATGGGTGGAGGCCGTCGGGGCCCTCACTCTCCAGGTCGTCGAGGCCCTCATTCTCCAGGCCGTAGGGGAACCCACTCCCCAGGGCGTGGTGCCTCTCCCCAGGATGACGGCTGGAACACAGTGCCCATCTCTAAAAACAGACCTATTGACACCTCTCGCCTTAGCAAAATCACTAAG ACTCCTGTTCTTGACTTCAACAATCAGCTGCTTGCCCCAGGAGGTAAAGGCACATGGGGCAGCTGGGGTAAGGGCAGTAGCGGtggcacaagtgccaagcctgCAGATTCTG GCTCAGAGACGGGTAGCCGACCAGCCACCAGCACGCTCAACAGGTTCTCAGCCCTGCAGCAGCCTTTGTCCTCAGGCTCTTCAGTAGACACAGATAAGAGAATTCCTCAGAG AAACAGCTTGAGTCGAGAACGAAGTGATCGCTTCGACCGCTCAGATCGTGGCAGCGACCGCTTCGAGCGACGAGACGACCGTGATCGAAACCAGCTCCAGGTCACTAAACGCAGTTTCAGTCGGGAGAAGGAGGAGCGGAGTCGGGACAGAGAGCAGCGTGGCCCTGCTGATCCAGTCCGCCGTGTGGCGAGCATGACGGATGACCGAGACAGCAGAGAACGGGCCAGAAGCAGAGAGAATG CGAAGAGGGAGAAAGCTGCCACCCCTCCACCTCCCCAGACCCCCACCAAGCCTGCCTTGACCGAGGAGGAGTTGGAAAAGAAGTCCACAGCCATCATTGAGGAGTACCTCCATATCAACGACATGAAG GAGGCTCTGCAGTGCGTGCAGGAGATAAATAGCactcagctgctgtttgtgtttgtacgAAACGGGCTGGAGTCAACACTGGAGCGCAGCACGATCGCCAGGGAGCATATGGGCCTGCTGCTGCACCAGCTCATTAAGACCGGCATCCTACCAAAGGAGCAGTACTACAAAGG GCTTAAGGAAATCCTGGAGGTGGCAGAAGACATGGCGATAGACATCCCCCATATCTGGCTCTACCTGGCTGAGCTAATCACTCCCATGCTTCAAGAGGGAGGCATCCCCATGGGAGAACTTCTCAG GGATGTCTCAAAGCCTTTGATCCCTCTGGGCAAAGCTGGAGTCCTGCTGGTTCACATCCTCACTTTACTCTGCAAAGGAATG AGCCATAAAAAGGCAGGTACAATGTGGAGGGAGGCAGGCCTGCAGTGGAAGGACTTCCTCCCTGAGGATGTAGACGTCAACAAGTTTGTGACAGAAAAG aaTGTGGAGTTTACACTGGGCGATGAGTCGGAGAAGGACAAGAAGAAGGAGCTCAGCGCTGCAGATCTGACCAGACAGCTGGACAGACTGATCCAGGACAGGGCTGACAACCAGAGGATCTTTGACTGGATTGAG gccAACCTGGATGAGCAGCAGACCTCCTCCAACATGTTTGTCAGAGCGCTGATGACCTGCATTTGCCAGTCAGCAATTT GTGAGAATCCCTACAAGGTTGACAGCGAGCAGATCAAACGGAGGGCGAAGCTCCTGCAGAAATACCTGAAGGACGAACAGAAGGAACTACAGGCTCTGTATGCTCTGCAGGCCCTCATGTTGCAGATGGAGCAGCCTGCCA ATCTGCTGCGAATGTTCTTCGACACACTCTACGATGAAGACGTGATCAAAGAGGAGGCCTTCTACAAGTGGGAGTCCAGCAAAGACCCCGCCGAACAGCAGGGGAAGGGCGTGGCCTTGAAGTCCGTCACTGCCTTCTTCACGTGGCTCCGCGAAGCCGAGGATGAATCCGATAACAGCTAG
- the LOC113036418 gene encoding eukaryotic translation initiation factor 4 gamma 1 isoform X4, whose product MNKAPQPITGPPSTPHPAPSPGLSQPSFPPGQPPSVVFATQPPQMNPTPQPRQPYYPNRPNLPPSSGPRGVPPSSAPRSVTPTHVYQAGPGSQMMMIPQQQLPFPSSPQGPAYIIQSQYRSPTYVPTPQQFPVPTGTPGYYPGTSPAEYGTYAGAYYPAQPQFTPSVQAGPVIMNPAPQQPQPPPQPAQHIPTKRERKQIRIRDPNQGGRDITEEIMSGGRSGSTPTPPQTSGSESTSLTQANGESVPAATTPALVRPDDRRKPTPPPVAKTPELHKGDSIPTEAKTSDTNTKTPLPAPLSEAENTPINTISALAPSPPVPDVMDAPPSHKEPTPPPQSAPEIPAYPAPLPDPVPTSAALNKVDNKAPEVKEEVAKEEETKAEENVTSVDTPQTPPSSTNGVAELEPERLSVTLPPSHLEDPLESPIAQPEELRLPNGLPLPAPQDPEAPAVNTAERDDSPIAEPDVSQQPIIQTSANVAQAGLYLEAIPPPVKHSTPAPCAQEAEPPQAAPAQPEVPETVPAATLDVKEDTPVPQSSTKEETSSPTETVSIADNTPEKVPTPPPPTAEEREDTPPPPPQTVTSAPVETTMQAAVSVPKKKRKMKDLNKKEAVGDLLDAFKEQQKVVAPEPEPVPAPEPQPPATAPPAQEEADLTWEDKEDKLDAENIQPDPLKPTATDKKYQYKEEQWMPINTEEKKKYDREFLLGFQFISASMNKPEGLPAISDVVLDKANKTPLRQLDPSRLPGMNCGPDFTPSFANLGRPSMGGGSRGPVSSIFLCVTEHFPIELLLQLNHVLMFPLQSPGMGMGIGGPRRSQQMPRKELRKIISSMPLSDEVQLNKAEKAWKSSVKKSPRSRGAEEVDESEPEQIKTQELFKRVRSILNKLTPQKFQQLMKQVTELTIDTEERLKGVIDLTFEKAISEPDFSVAYANMCRCLMGLRVEIPDKPGATVNFRKLLLNRCQKEFEKDKDDDEIFEKKQKELEAASVEEEKQRLLEELEEFKDKARRRSLGNIKFIGELFKLKMLTEVIMHDCIVKLLKNHDEESLECLCRLLSTIGKDLDFEKAKPRMDQYFNQMEKIIKERKTTSRIRFMLQDVLDLRRNNWVPRRGDQGPKTIDQIHKDAELEEHREQMKVQQALISKKESSGGSGGRMGGGRRGPHSPGRRGPHSPGRRGTHSPGRGASPQDDGWNTVPISKNRPIDTSRLSKITKTPVLDFNNQLLAPGGKGTWGSWGKGSSGGTSAKPADSGSETGSRPATSTLNRFSALQQPLSSGSSVDTDKRIPQRNSLSRERSDRFDRSDRGSDRFERRDDRDRNQLQVTKRSFSREKEERSRDREQRGPADPVRRVASMTDDRDSRERARSRENAKREKAATPPPPQTPTKPALTEEELEKKSTAIIEEYLHINDMKEALQCVQEINSTQLLFVFVRNGLESTLERSTIAREHMGLLLHQLIKTGILPKEQYYKGLKEILEVAEDMAIDIPHIWLYLAELITPMLQEGGIPMGELLRDVSKPLIPLGKAGVLLVHILTLLCKGMSHKKAGTMWREAGLQWKDFLPEDVDVNKFVTEKNVEFTLGDESEKDKKKELSAADLTRQLDRLIQDRADNQRIFDWIEANLDEQQTSSNMFVRALMTCICQSAICENPYKVDSEQIKRRAKLLQKYLKDEQKELQALYALQALMLQMEQPANLLRMFFDTLYDEDVIKEEAFYKWESSKDPAEQQGKGVALKSVTAFFTWLREAEDESDNS is encoded by the exons CAGGGGCCTACTACCCTGCACAGCCACAGTTCACCCCCTCGGTCCAGGCAGGACCTGTGATTATGAATCCTGCACCTCAACAACCACAGCCACCCCCTCAGCCTGCCCAGCACATCCCTACCAAACGGGAACGCAAACAG ATCAGAATAAGAGACCCAAACCAAGGAGGTCGAGACATCACAGAAGAGATTATGTCAGGGGGCCGTAGTGGCTCCACCCCAACCCCACCTCAG ACATCTGGATCAGAAAGTACGTCATTGACCCAGGCCAACGGTGAGAGTGTCCCAGCTGCTACTACACCAGCACTGGTTAGACCAG ATGACAGAAGGAAACCTACACCTCCACCTGTGGCAAAGACCCCTGAACTTCACAAAGGCGACTCCATCCCTACAGAGGCTAAAACCTCTGATACGAACACTAAGACCCCGTTACCTGCTCCTCTGTCAGAAGCTGAGAACACGCCTATTAACACTATTTCTGCACTTGCACCGAGCCCTCCTGTTCCAGATGTGATGGATGCGCCTCCATCTCACAAGGAACCTACACCCCCTCCCCAGTCAGCACCTGAGATACCTGCCTATCCTGCACCCCTTCCTGATCCTGTCCCCACCTCTGCTGCACTGAACAAAGTTGACAATAAAGCACCAGAGGTGAAAGAGGAGGTGGCAAAGGAAGAGGAGActaaagcagaagagaatgtgACGTCAGTAGACACACCCCAAACTCCTCCTTCCTCCACTAATGGTGTGGCCGAGTTGGAACCTGAAAGGCTGTCGGTCACGTTACCACCAAGTCACCTAGAGGACCCTCTGGAGTCTCCAATTGCACAGCCTGAGGAGCTCCGACTACCCAACGGGCTGCCGCTCCCAGCCCCTCAAGACCCCGAAGCGCCTGCCGTCAACACAGCTGAACGTGACGACAGCCCCATAGCTGAACCAGATGTCAGTCAGCAGCCGATAATACAGACATCTGCAAACGTCGCTCAGGCAGGACTATATCTAGAAGCCATACCTCCACCTGTTAAACATTCAACCCCTGCACCCTGTGCTCAAGAAGCGGAACCACCTCAGGCTGCACCTGCCCAGCCTGAGGTTCCAGAAACTGTTCCTGCAGCCACTCTGGATGTTAAGGAAGACACTCCAGTGCCCCAGTCTAGCACCAAGGAAGAGACTTCTTCTCCTACAGAGACCGTTTCAATAGCTGACAACACCCCAGAAAAGGTGCCCACTCCTCCCCCTCCTACAGCAGAGGAGAGGGAagacactcctcctcctcccccacagACGGTCACCTCTGCTCCTGTAGAAACTACTATGCAAG ctgctgtgtctgtgccaaagaaaaaaagaaaaatgaaggatCTAAACAAAAAGGAGGCTGTGGGAGACCTCCTGGATGCCTTTAAGGAG cagcaaaaggtggttgcACCAGAGCCTGAGCCAGTCCCAGCACCAGAGCCCCAGCCCCCTGCCACTGCTCCTCCTGCCCAAGAGGAGGCAGACTTAACCTGGGAGGACAAGGAGGACAAGCTGGATGCTGAGAATATTCAGCCGGATCCTCTCAAGCCGACTGCCACTGACAAGAAGTATCAGTACAAAGAGG aaCAATGGATGCCAATAAacacagaagagaagaagaaatatgACCGTGAGTTTCTTCTGGGATTCCAGTTCATCTCAGCCAGTATGAACAAACCTGAGGGCCTACCAGCCATCAGTGATGTTGTCCTGGACAAG GCTAATAAAACACCTCTGCGACAACTCGACCCCAGTCGCCTTCCAGGAATGAACTGCGGCCCTGACTTCACGCCCTCCTTTGCCAACCTTGGCAGGCCCAGCAtgggaggaggaagcagaggacCAGTGAGTTcaatttttctttgtgtaaccGAGCACTTTCCAATTGAATTATTACTTCAATTAAATCATGTTTTGATGTTTCCCTTACAGTCTCCGGGTATGGGCATGGGGATTGGCGGACCACGTCGCTCTCAACAAATGCCGAGGAAAGAACTGAGGAAAATCATCAGCAGCATGCCACTCAGTGATGAGGTGCAGCTGAACAAAGCAGAGAAGGCGTGGAAGTCTTCAGTGAAGAAAAGCCCTCGCAGCCGTGGGGCAGAGGAGGTAGACGAGAGTGAACCAGAGCAGATCAAGACCCAGGAGCTGTTTAAACGGGTGCGCAGCATCCTCAATAAACTGACCCCCCAAAAGTTTCAGCAGCTCATGAAACAAGTAACAGAACTGACCATTGACACAGAAGAGCGGTTGAAAGGAGTCATAGACCTCACCTTTGAAAAGGCCATCTCTGAACCAGACTTCTCTGTGGCCTATGCCAACATGTGCCGCTGCCTTATGGGG CTTAGAGTCGAAATTCCAGATAAACCAGGAGCCACTGTAAATTTTCGTAAGCTGCTGCTAAATCGATGCCAGAAGGAGTTTGAGAAGGATAAGGATGATGATGAGATTTTCGAGAAGAAGCAGAAAGAGCTGGAAGCTGCATCCGTG gaggaggagaagcagcGGCTCCTTGAGGAGTTAGAAGAGTTTAAGGACAAGGCCAGGAGGAGGTCTCTAGGTAATATCAAGTTCATTGGTGAGCTGTTCAAGCTGAAAATGCTCACAGAGGTCATCATGCACGACTGCATTGTCAAGCTGCTCAAAAACCATGACGAGGAGTCTCTGGAGTGCCTGTGCAGACTATTGTCCACCATTGGCAAGGACCTTGACTTTGAGAAGGCCAAg CCTCGTATGGACCAATACTTCAATCAGATGGAGAAAATAATAAAGGAGAGGAAGACCACCTCCAGGATCCGTTTCATGTTGCAGGATGTGCTGGACCTTCGACGG AATAACTGGGTGCCCCGGCGAGGCGATCAGGGTCCCAAGACCATCGACCAGATCCACAAAGATGCTGAGCTGGAGGAACACAGGGAGCAGATGAAGGTGCAGCAAGCCCTCATCTCTAAGAAGGAATCCAGTGGAGGCTCAGGAGGCAGGATGGGTGGAGGCCGTCGGGGCCCTCACTCTCCAGGTCGTCGAGGCCCTCATTCTCCAGGCCGTAGGGGAACCCACTCCCCAGGGCGTGGTGCCTCTCCCCAGGATGACGGCTGGAACACAGTGCCCATCTCTAAAAACAGACCTATTGACACCTCTCGCCTTAGCAAAATCACTAAG ACTCCTGTTCTTGACTTCAACAATCAGCTGCTTGCCCCAGGAGGTAAAGGCACATGGGGCAGCTGGGGTAAGGGCAGTAGCGGtggcacaagtgccaagcctgCAGATTCTG GCTCAGAGACGGGTAGCCGACCAGCCACCAGCACGCTCAACAGGTTCTCAGCCCTGCAGCAGCCTTTGTCCTCAGGCTCTTCAGTAGACACAGATAAGAGAATTCCTCAGAG AAACAGCTTGAGTCGAGAACGAAGTGATCGCTTCGACCGCTCAGATCGTGGCAGCGACCGCTTCGAGCGACGAGACGACCGTGATCGAAACCAGCTCCAGGTCACTAAACGCAGTTTCAGTCGGGAGAAGGAGGAGCGGAGTCGGGACAGAGAGCAGCGTGGCCCTGCTGATCCAGTCCGCCGTGTGGCGAGCATGACGGATGACCGAGACAGCAGAGAACGGGCCAGAAGCAGAGAGAATG CGAAGAGGGAGAAAGCTGCCACCCCTCCACCTCCCCAGACCCCCACCAAGCCTGCCTTGACCGAGGAGGAGTTGGAAAAGAAGTCCACAGCCATCATTGAGGAGTACCTCCATATCAACGACATGAAG GAGGCTCTGCAGTGCGTGCAGGAGATAAATAGCactcagctgctgtttgtgtttgtacgAAACGGGCTGGAGTCAACACTGGAGCGCAGCACGATCGCCAGGGAGCATATGGGCCTGCTGCTGCACCAGCTCATTAAGACCGGCATCCTACCAAAGGAGCAGTACTACAAAGG GCTTAAGGAAATCCTGGAGGTGGCAGAAGACATGGCGATAGACATCCCCCATATCTGGCTCTACCTGGCTGAGCTAATCACTCCCATGCTTCAAGAGGGAGGCATCCCCATGGGAGAACTTCTCAG GGATGTCTCAAAGCCTTTGATCCCTCTGGGCAAAGCTGGAGTCCTGCTGGTTCACATCCTCACTTTACTCTGCAAAGGAATG AGCCATAAAAAGGCAGGTACAATGTGGAGGGAGGCAGGCCTGCAGTGGAAGGACTTCCTCCCTGAGGATGTAGACGTCAACAAGTTTGTGACAGAAAAG aaTGTGGAGTTTACACTGGGCGATGAGTCGGAGAAGGACAAGAAGAAGGAGCTCAGCGCTGCAGATCTGACCAGACAGCTGGACAGACTGATCCAGGACAGGGCTGACAACCAGAGGATCTTTGACTGGATTGAG gccAACCTGGATGAGCAGCAGACCTCCTCCAACATGTTTGTCAGAGCGCTGATGACCTGCATTTGCCAGTCAGCAATTT GTGAGAATCCCTACAAGGTTGACAGCGAGCAGATCAAACGGAGGGCGAAGCTCCTGCAGAAATACCTGAAGGACGAACAGAAGGAACTACAGGCTCTGTATGCTCTGCAGGCCCTCATGTTGCAGATGGAGCAGCCTGCCA ATCTGCTGCGAATGTTCTTCGACACACTCTACGATGAAGACGTGATCAAAGAGGAGGCCTTCTACAAGTGGGAGTCCAGCAAAGACCCCGCCGAACAGCAGGGGAAGGGCGTGGCCTTGAAGTCCGTCACTGCCTTCTTCACGTGGCTCCGCGAAGCCGAGGATGAATCCGATAACAGCTAG